Genomic DNA from Chaetodon auriga isolate fChaAug3 chromosome 18, fChaAug3.hap1, whole genome shotgun sequence:
TTTCCAACTCTTTCATCTCTCAGTAACTGACCTATCCCTTCTCCATTGTTAAATGCCAACAGATCACCATCCCATCCATTTAAAACTTTCTCCATGAGTGTTTTTGCAGACAGGCTCCAAACTGTAAAGAACGCAGCAGTGTACTTTCCCAGCATGTCTTTACTAGCCTGTTTGCTTAGCTAATGAAACGCACATTGCAAATGACACAGTAAAGTTATGCACTATTGTCTCAGCAGGCTTGATCCCTTGTTCTGCATTCCTtatttgtcactgtgtgcagtgttgATACAAAAATATGTGCTCATTTTACCACTGTGCTCCCTGAAAGGCAACTATAACACCTTAAGTGTcaataaattacaaaataacACTATTTTCCTCTATGCAACCATGttgttttccacttttccaCCCTCACCGTCTCTCTGCAGGCAGCCCAAGAGTTCAAAGAGGCAGAAATATACAGGCAGGAAAATCATTTTGAGATCTTGGTTTCATGTTCAGTTTACACAGTGGTATATGATGGTTGGTTTGAAGGCTAAAGCCAGGGAACATTCCTCAAATAGCCTGCCAGCTACCACTAATGTTATTTAGTTTAATGGACAGCCAAGTGCAGATAACACAACCAAAGCTTCAAATATGTACTCGGATTGGGAAAGAACACTCTGGAACAGCATTAACAGcctacatatacatatacaaatacatatacatatacatttaGCTGCCAATTCAAACTACAGTCTCCAAAATTACCCTACGCTTCaatgaagaaaaactgaatATTCTTATGAGTGTGGGATTCATTACAGGGCTGTTGTATTAGAGTGTGAGCTAATAAACTAAGTGCATATATAAAACTCCACTAAATACTGAAGCATGGTTTGGATAAATGGGTCCACTAAAcctcacacattttttttcaaactggTATAAAATGGAAAGCACACAAAGGCAAATTAAAGACAGATGATTTTAGAAACAGTacatgcactgaaaatgttcacCGTGTAGTTAAAGTCTATATCTGAACGGGTGTGGAACAAAAATGCAGCCTCAGCACAGAGTGCTTGGTGTGACTGACTGGgcctttttacttttgatgttTATCTTCCGATTTAGCTTTAAAAGTGCTGGGAAGGTATGACTGTACGGGTATGACTGCAAGGTATGACTGTACGTCAGCTGCACTGAATACAGCCAGTGTGTGGGAACCATGGACACAGTGGCCTCCTCTGTGACATCAGCATCAGGTATGACATCATTAACCATGGTGTGATGGAACAGCACATACACAAGGTGTTGAAGAAAACTGGGAATAATATCCACTTTCCACACCAAAAGGAGAGACTAGTGCCGTCACCAGAGCCTGATGTGGCCACATAAGAATGTAGCCTGGTCAGACACTGAGTCTGTCGTCTCCACACATCCTTAAAGCTGGAAACCTCCCAGCTGACACAGTTATGTAGCCTCGTGATGTCACACAGTAGCTGTAAAACGAGCAGTGAGCTAATGAGGCTATAAGTAGTAGGAAGCAATGTGCGTAAATCCAGACTAGGATAGACGGCAGGCCTTGACCTGGAATTACTACGTGAGCCACGTGACCTCAGGGCTAAATTAGGAGCATCACTTCATCAGTTCTCTTGGTACGATGGAGGTGCTGAGGGTGCATATCCTGGTGGAAAAGTAATAAAATGTGGGACAATACATCAGCATGACGTTATTGTTAGTTATACTGGTGTCAGTGATTCCAGTGTTCAGAGTTATTACATACAGCATGTCAGCTCTTGGCCCTCTTACTGTAATGTTATCATGACTAATGCCAGAAACTATTTATTAATGTTACAGTTTACTCATGACTTTAATTATGACTCACCTGCATTGGTGCTGAAAGTAGCCTAATGACGGGACTGAAAATCAATTTTGATCATTGTGAAGAACCCACAGGATTATCATGCAACATTGCAGCTTCGCTCAGCTCTTCAGAGCAATTTGGCATCTCTTCTattcattattttggttttctggtCCTCAAAATTACTGTTTTGCTTCACTCTCACTGCACTCATCTGTGTCATTTCCAGCAAAAAAGCGCTAAAATCCTAATATACACCTGCCTAGCACCAAATGAAAGGTAGACAAAGTTTGCCACTAGCTAATGAAGTTAGCATATCATCGagtatttaaagctgcacatgTTTTGGCTTTTTCTGTTAAAATCTTATCATTACAACATACGAGTTAGGAAGATTAAGGTCAGACAGCTTGCCTGTAGGTATGTTTAACAACACTTTTGCCAATAGGCACAAAGCTCCCCTGACGTTGAATCACCACTGCAGTTCCATTACTGATTGCAACCCACAGCTACTCTCTTAAACAAATAACTCAGTCTATACTTAGCCTTGACATATCGGGGCCTACCACACACAGAGCCATATGTTTCCTTTGGCTGCCACAGTCAACCCATCCACACATGCAGTTCTGCAGAACAGTGAGCACGTGGCCAGTGAGCCTACTGATATTCAGCACAGGAAACCCCAGGACCAACAGGCTGAGCTCAGAGAACATCCAGcctgacagcaaaaacaaaccagCATCATCACATCCAGAAAAATATCAGTTTGCTGACTTTCGACAGACTTGATGCTATCtgataaaacaaaaatcttgCTCGTTAAAATGAGTTAAATCAACCAAATCATGAAAACTACAACAGGACCCCATTGTATTTTCAAAGGACATTTCTAAAAACCATTCAAAGTAATTGCCTGTAATGTAAGATTAATTGATTAGATTAAACACCCTGACAGAAGCCGCATTACTCTGCAGGCAAAGATAAAAATGTCAGACACGTTCGAGTGTTGTTTTTCAGCGTGGCTGGAGTACGTTCCTCCATCAAGCTGTTTCCTTTAGATATCATGGGGTTGAAATGTGGGCCCTGAGGATGTAATGACtgacaagacacacacacacacacacacacacacacacacacacacacacacacacaaagacttgTGTTTCcctcacttttggggacattgcatagacttacattcatttcctgcagacttaccCTGACATAACCATAACACTACTTGCCTAAGCCTTTCCTTAACCTCAACCTAAACCTAACTTAACCCTAAAATTGAATAATTTACATTATGGGCACTTGCATTTTGTCACCGTAAGGAAGAGGAGTCCCCAAAATGTGCCTGTGGATACagatgtccccacaatgtgggtaatacacacgtacacacactctctctggtCTGTTTTGAGAGACAGaatattccacacacacacacacacaccacactttcactcacagctgtgtttttcctcgCTCTGATGGTCTAACAGGAGTCCCTACTGTACTGAGCCAGCATGGAGAAAGAACATATCCATATTAGGGAAAGAGCAGGCGTCCTTATATGGGGAAGCTTCCTCTGTAGTAACAGCCCTGTCTGCTGGCTTCTCTCTCACATTCCTTCAGCTCCAGGTTTCTCTGGGAGTTTTTCATTTCCGATTCGCTGGCTGGAGAAGGAGCAGGGCCGCCTTTCATAAGAGTCTCGCCTGGTGTGTGATCTCCTTTttcaaaaaaatacacaaacctCCGTCTAGCCTCTTTCCTGCAATCCTCCACTCTGGGGTTTGATGTAGTAAAATAATCCTGGCCGGGGACGGGGCACACCTGGCCTTTTTAAGTCTGTCATAGACTAAACCTCATTAGGCAGGTGAGAGGCCAGAGAACATGTAGCCTTTGTTCCCATAATATCTGCCCCTCATGCCTTCATGGGCTGGGCTGCACTTTCACTGAAGTCGACTCAGGATTTTTAATCACGATTTGTCCTGACTAAGACCCGGTGGAGTCAAAAGCTCCTGTCAAATGAGAAATAAAATCCCCTGGGCTTTGTTTTCGACAGAATCCTCTAAAAAATGTCACCCTTTCAGGAAGTAAGACAAGCAGCCTAATGCTCAAATCAACAAACAtccattttgggaaatgtcaTTAGCTGAGAGCATTAGTCTTTGTTCCCGTAATACCTGTCCTGCATAGCTTGGCAGGGCGGCTCATTCAGCTCAGATAACTCAAGAAACAGATCATCAGGATCATCATGCATTGTTCaagattaaaccagtggttTCAGATGCTGTCATTCAATTAATTTTCCAAATCCAGAAAAGGAACAATGATCTAGTATTTCACAAAAAGGAAATCATTCGAGAAaagtgcagaaaatgaatgcaaactTGTGTCGCAGAatcattaatcatctcatgaccgCTCAGATTCATCCTGTGACTTACTGAAGGGGACTCGACCCATAGGTTGGGAACTGCTTTAGCCACAGTAGTTACAGCTAGCTCCACTACGACCAGCTACAATAGTAAAATGCTACTTATGCATTGATGCAACAGTCCAATGACGTAACATCTATGAATACACCAGTTTAAAGGGCCATTGCTGAAGAGTCCTgataatattttcatattttaacagAAGTAGGAGTTTAAAAGCAGGACTTTTCCATGTAATGTAGTATTTTACATCATCGTATTGCTACagttacttcagtaaaagattgcaatacttcctccaccactgctgcttttaaacaagTCTGTGTCTGGTGAGCATATCCCAAGACACAAGGGAATAAGACCATCACAAAACAACATCATGTGCATCATACAACAAGATTGAAGGGAGTGTTTGTAATCAAACTGCTCCATTCCTGCATAAGAGATCATAATAGGCccataatgtgttttttaatgggCAGCgcttaaagctgcagttcaGCCACTGATGTCAGTGCACAAAAATGCCACTGCAGTGTCCCAGATGTAACCGCACGAGcacagaggactgcagcagTTGCCAAGTCTTTGCAGGAAGGAGCACCTTGATAGATAACCAGCTGAAGTTAATGACTCAAACGAACTTCCTTTCCCAAGCAGCTTGCTGTTAATGTTCAAAAGTACAGGCTGTCGGCGCACCTTTGAAGCCAAAACCGAGGAATGCTGTTGTCAGTTTAAAGTCTTAACCACCCCTCACACATCAATTAGTTCATTTGATCATTGCactttgatgcatttttataAGATTCtacctgttttcttttagccGCTCTTCTTTCATGTAAAGCTCTTTGTGCCTTCACTTTTgacattcactttttttttttcttttcttcttcttttttaagaTTAATATTTATAGGTACCGGCTGTCTTTTTGTGAAGTCAGTCTTCAGGAATTCCCAGTGTGGGGTCCCAGGCCTCTAACCAGACTTAACCTCCCATTCCAGATGAAAGCCGctctgagagagacagtgttGTTTGGCTGAGCAGCAGAGCCTTGCCTTCAGACAGCAGGAATGTGGGATGTCTGGAGTGGGGGTCAGGAAGCGAGGAAAGAATGCCAAGTATGTCCATGTTTGTCCAGGGCTGGCTCTCCATTCAGCTCCCAGTGACGTGCCTCGAGGGCCAGCGAGTATAAAGGGAGCTAGACTCCGCAGTCAGAACTCAGATCAGCTCCTCTACCGAAGCTAAACTCTAGCTTTCAccaagacagaaagaaagacagacagaaagactgtGACCGGAGCAGCAGAGAAACGCTACGAGACGAACGAGACAAGAGATCAACTTGATCAGAAAAGGTTTCTCAAGCTCAAACTCTGAGACTTAAGGAAGACTTTCTCAACGAGACTTAAGGAAAAACTAGAATCTATTTCTACGAGGGAGAAAAGATGTCTGCTGGAATGAAGAAGATGATTTTGCTGCCTTTCCTGTGCATCATGCTCTCATACATGGTAAGCCAGaaatactgctgctgttttcagtcgGGCTTTAGTTTGAGTCTTTAAACATGACATAAGCTCAAACGGTGTTCGCCATGTGCTGGATGTTTAAGTATAATGCAGTTAGTGATGATATTCAACTaagcgtgtgtctgtgtcttgttctcaggctgcagctcaggagtGCAGCAACCAGTGTTCGTGCCCCTCCACTCCCCCTCAGTGCCCCCCAGGAGTGAGCCTGGTGCTGGACGGCTGCGGCTGCTGCAGGGTGTGCGCCAAACAGATGGGGGAGCTGTGCACTGAGAAAGACCTCTGTGATCCACACAAAGGCCTCTACTGTGACTTCGGAGCCCCCATCAACAGACGCATAGGAGTGTGCACAGGTGAGCCGCCGACAACTGAAACAATGACTTTCTCTGTGACAGAAGTCTGCCTCAAACGTGCTCAACGTACGAACCGAATTGTAACCTCTTCCCTGTCGTTTCCCTCACAGCTCGAGATGGAGCCACCTGTGTGTTCGGAGGCATGGTGTACAAGAGTGGAGAGACTTTCCAGAGCAGCTGCAAGTACCAGTGCACATGTCTGGACGGAGCAGTGGGCTGCGTCCCTCTTTGTTCCATGGATGTCCGGCTGCCCAGCCCCGACTGCCCCATGCCGAGACGGGTCAAGGTGCCAGGGAAGTGCTGCGAGGAGTGGGAGTGCGATTCTCCCTACAGACACAGCTTTGTGGGCTCTGCTTTGGCTGGTAAGCTCATCTCCTTCTCTGTACCATGAAGTTGTTTTTAACATGAGACTGTGGTTTCTTTGTTGGTCTTTATACAATGAGTCATAATCAGGATGTTTTTCTAATTGGTGTTCACTCCTGTGTTTACAgcctacagagaggaggagacctATGGCCCAGATCCCTCCCTGATGAGGGAGAACTGCCTGGTTCAGACTACTGAGTGGAGTGCATGCTCTAAGACTTGCGGCCTTGGGATCTCCACCAGAGTCACCAATGATAACCGCGAATGCCGCCTGGAGAAACAGACCCGGTTGTGTATGGTGCGGCCATGCGAGTCACAGCTGGAGCAGAGCATTAGGGTGAGTTTCTGTTCAACTGCACTGCTCTCGTAACCTCTACAGGTACAAAATCAGCATGAATGAACAGCCAAAGGATGCATAATGAagttgttttcctcttccttttcttcccacagaaaggaaagaagtgCATCCGCACTCCCAGACTCTCCAAGCCCATGAAGTTTGAGATCTCTGGCTGCACCACCACCAAGTCCTACAGGCCAAAGTTCTGTGGCGTGTGCCTGGATGGTCGCTGCTGCACCCCCCACAGAACCACCACCCTGCCCATGGAGTTCAAATGCCCCGACGGACAGGTCATGAAGAAGCACATGATGTTCATCAAGTCCTGCGCCTGCCACCACAACTGCCCCGGAGAGAACGACATCTTCGAGTCCATGTATTACAAGAAGATGATGGGAGACATGGCGTGAGCCACTGATGGACGATCGCAGCTTATGacttgaaaacaaacagaactcCATCTCATTTTGCAGCTCAGtatatatgtttatgttttattttgtcattttctcattGTTAAAGTAGTCCAGACACTTGTctaagtgtctgtgtgttttgtatggCTGGTGCACATCAGCCACATAGACTCAGACAGAGAGTTGCATGGCAGCTCCAAGAGACTCCTGCACTATAACTTCTATTTTTGACAAACCTACTGTCAGGTTTCTGCCCATTCCCCTTGAAATCCCTTTTAAAGACCCGTCCATTTTACTGTATGCATTTCTATACCTTATCTAAACCATGACCTCCTCTCTAAATGAGGTGTCTAATAACTCCCCCCACCCTCTGAGCCTAGACCAGACCTGCAAACTCTAAGCAGCTGTAGATGGAGCACGCAGACCACAGCGGGCCAGTGTTCCCTGTCCAAACAGGTCTgaatgtgtccttgtgtgtgtgtgtgtgagagtgtgcgtgtttgtgtctgttcgCGCAGGCCTGAATGTCGGCCTTGTCTCTGTGTCTATGCTGCTCACAGAgtagaggaaaggtcagagtTTCCGCCCAGCATGTGGATGAGAAAGCGAGCAGCCTGCTGAGTTTAGGGTTAGATGTGGAACACAGTGGGCTTTGCCACggcactgagaaaaaaaaaaaagttgactaTTGCTGATTCAGGTCAGGAAGGAAGAAACCAAGTGTCTATAGGAACAAAGTGTCTATTTTGTATAAAAATAGAAGACTGGAAGAATTGTAATTTCattcctttttttattgttgatgtgtaaattatgtatatatttgtatattttaagTTAATTTAAAGCCAAATTTGTTCTGTGCTTCGAAATGTATCGATAGTGTATTTTTTGTCGACAgtattttttactattttattgAGAAGTGTGACAAAAATGTTACATGTTTCACTTTGTAGctggaaataaaatgttatatttttttatacaaACACGAGCCTTCCAAGTTTTCTGTCTTCAATCTTGACAAAAATGTGGACTGATTTTAATCTGAAATCTAGTAACATTCAAAACTGTTTGGTTCATGCACAATAAGATTAACTTAAACCTCAAACTAAGCATATTTAATAAGCATAGGTCTTACATGTTAGCATCTGCAAAACTCATTCATGTTTTGACATCTTGGACAGTGTAGATGTTAATGAAAGGACCAGCGTGAAGGATTTAGGGGGATACATGAGCAGAACTGTTAAATAATATTCacaattgtgttttcatcaatATATAATCACCTAAAAATAagaatcactgtgtttttcttcccttaGATTGaactctttatatctacagaagGAGTggtcatgtttctacagtagcccagactggacaaaacaaacactctaGAGGGCGCCtttagcatttttcttttattttttggccaCCGTAGATTCTCCTACATGTGAGGAAAGGGAGAGTTGAGGCGAgagctggttgcaatctgcaacctcaccactagatgtcactacatgctgcacactggacctttaattttgaacaaaaaaaaaaaaaaaaaatcagcctgGCACAGTCATGTTAGCTCTGCagctggagaagaaaaaaatgtctttatgataaaataaattcaaacaaactgaacttttGTGATATTCTGTGACTGACTGGAAGCACTGCGGCGTGGATATGAATGAACCACGGGAGTAACATATGAACTCTTCAGTTTTCGTGTGATGGCCGTTTACATGTTGGTTTGTTCTCCCACTTTCATCTCAGGTTTATGTAACATCACTTACTGTAGGGCCTTCTTCAGTGAACAAAGTTTACTTTATGACTTCATTTACAGCAAAACAACCAGGATAATGCACAGAGGCAGTGGCTGTTTACTGAGCAACTCTTGCTCCCTACTGATTTGTGAGCTGACCTGAAAGAGGATATTTAAATTTGATAAATTATGCATTGTTGCAGGGCAttctggctgtttttttttttaaatcaatttctTCATATTACCAGATGGAAATAGATCAGTCAAGGCtccaaagaacaaaaaaacgtCTCAACGTGACTACAGTGCTCTTTGAAATCTCCCCTGCTGACAGCGCTCACCTTTGGAAACTGAGACAGTCTAATGTCGCCATCTGGTGCCCTTTTCATTTGGCTCTCATGAATTTTTTATAATATTCCCAGATTGTTTTGGCATCCATACACATAAATCTTTAGCGGAGGAGACCATCACAGCCTTAAATGAATCTGTCTAGTTGTAGACAGTTAGCTCTACGGCTGTAGTTGTAATAGCTGGTGAAACAGCATCATGAATTGCTGCAAAAAGATCCAAATGTgtaacaagtaaaaaaaaacctggCTGTAGTAtattcatcttcatcctcatcttcaatAGTTGTGACTTTTAGCAGTGTTTAACTTATCATGCAGGAAAAGGCTTCATTAGTTAAACACTTTCTCTTGACATTCAggctttttcagattctctgcaTTGGTAGTTGATTCACAGACCTCTCTCACCAGCTTGGTCTGCCTCGTCTACAGAAGAActttcagcattttcattttctcctctgcccaCGTTCTGTTGTAGTCTCTTTTCAATACCACACTGCATGAATCGAATCTGCACTCGCTCTTTCCTCTTGATAGTAGCagctaaaaagaaaatgtaGCGCCGATGCCAAAACGAAGggttaaaatgttgttttctcagAATTGAATGTACTGTATAAACAGCTTGTGTGTCAGAGTGATGATTCATGTTCTCCTCGCCCACAAACACAGCCGAGTGCAGACtgcatctacagttaaatctTCACAGTGAGAGTCTAGGCTCGCTATGTGAgtaaaaatactgtatgtggatATACTGTATTATACAGTACTGAATCAACCCTCGCTGGTAATTTCCATTTCCAGTTTCACTTAGGTGCtatgtgatgaaaatgatgcaaaaatcaTCAACTGAACCAGATAAAGAGTCCACGAAGACACCTATACAGCTGTAAATTTGTTAGTATGCCAAGTTTATTGCATTATTTCTCTTatgcaaatattgatttgattttagagGCATTTAAAGAATTTACCAAAACAGAGATTCCTAGATAAACTTCATTCAATTTATTGGTTTTCTAACATAAATTGAGTACAGTTTAAGATTACAATCCCGCCGTTAATCTTAAAAATGTTCAATTATTGCCTTGGCTTGACTGTTTCTATAATAACtaagcatctactgtatgtcttcttctgcttcctctaAAGTAAGTAAGCATCCCAGAAAGAGCTTTGTACATGTATACATGCCGTTACTGTACAACCTCACCTCgttggtgtgtgagtgtaccTGGATCTGCCTCACATAAATCAATGTTCAGTGTTAAAATAATTAGAAAAGCAGGCGAGATACAtttgcagaaagagagagatgattgtcagagaaaacaagctgCCGACCCTCACTGACAGAAAGAGCTTTCCTTCAGGAGccttgctgtgtgtttgaatgcacagaatttgtgtgtctgtgtgtttttagtatGCATGTCTAGCTGCAATGTGCATCTACTGTATGCTAATCTATGTGAAGGACAGAATGTCACAAGGGAGTCTGCAGCAGTGTGGTGCAAGGGGGGcatcctctggaaaaatagCAAAAGATAAGATCTTGTCACATATTCACACGCTCTATCTGTGGAAACCAGGCAGCTGGTAAAGCGGAGGAGTacgagg
This window encodes:
- the ccn2a gene encoding CCN family member 2a, encoding MSAGMKKMILLPFLCIMLSYMAAAQECSNQCSCPSTPPQCPPGVSLVLDGCGCCRVCAKQMGELCTEKDLCDPHKGLYCDFGAPINRRIGVCTARDGATCVFGGMVYKSGETFQSSCKYQCTCLDGAVGCVPLCSMDVRLPSPDCPMPRRVKVPGKCCEEWECDSPYRHSFVGSALAAYREEETYGPDPSLMRENCLVQTTEWSACSKTCGLGISTRVTNDNRECRLEKQTRLCMVRPCESQLEQSIRKGKKCIRTPRLSKPMKFEISGCTTTKSYRPKFCGVCLDGRCCTPHRTTTLPMEFKCPDGQVMKKHMMFIKSCACHHNCPGENDIFESMYYKKMMGDMA